Proteins co-encoded in one Megalops cyprinoides isolate fMegCyp1 chromosome 1, fMegCyp1.pri, whole genome shotgun sequence genomic window:
- the ubald1a gene encoding UBA-like domain-containing protein 1, whose translation MDELKHQVMINQFVLTAGCAADQAKQLLQAAHWQFETALSAFFQETNIPYSHHHQMMCTPANTPATPPNFPDALTMFSRLKASESFNSSSPIASMATSPPPQVSWGVTPSAPSQQGLWTQGHAPSQAPPPGWPAAVTQQASTEQKASVAMEAER comes from the exons ATGGATGAACTTAAGCACCAAGTGATGATAAACCAGTTTGTCCTGACAGCTGGGTGTGCGGCGGACCAGGCGAAGCAGCTTTTGCAAGCGGCACATTGGCAATTCGAG ACTGCGCTCAGTGCCTTTTTTCAAGAAACCAATATTCCATACAGTCACCACCATCAAATG ATGTGCACTCCAGCCAACACGCCCGCGACACCCCCGAACTTCCCGGATGCACTTACCATGTTCTCCCGTCTCAAGGCCTCGGAGAGCTTCAACAGCAGTAGCCCCATAGCCTCCATGGccacctctcctccccctcaggTCAGCTGGGGCGTGACCCCCTCTGCCCCGAGCCAGCAGGGACTGTGGACTCAAGGGCACGCGCCCTCACAGGCACCCCCTCCTGGCTGGCCCGCCGCCGTTACCCAGCAAGCCTCCACGGAACAGAAGGCCAGCGTAGCCATGGAGGCCGAGAGATGA